Proteins from a single region of Starkeya sp. ORNL1:
- a CDS encoding isoprenylcysteine carboxylmethyltransferase family protein, translated as MAALILWPAGTLAYPAAWVLLGLITVGGLAMILWLSKHSPSLLRERMASPLQRDQKPWDRVWLSLFMLGFCAWMAFMGWDAARTAFTAVPLWLQVLGGLAILVNSVATWWTFRENSFAAPVVKIQKGQHVIDTGPYAIVRHPMYAGALLLLVGLPLLLGSWLGLAFSVLFILGIAWRAVHEERALREGLAGYEDYAARVRYRFIPFVW; from the coding sequence ATGGCCGCGCTGATCCTGTGGCCGGCCGGCACCCTGGCCTATCCGGCCGCCTGGGTGCTGCTCGGCCTGATCACGGTCGGCGGCCTTGCCATGATCCTCTGGCTGTCCAAGCACAGTCCGAGCCTGCTGCGCGAGCGCATGGCTTCACCGCTGCAGCGCGACCAGAAGCCCTGGGACCGCGTGTGGCTGTCGCTGTTCATGCTCGGCTTCTGCGCCTGGATGGCGTTCATGGGCTGGGATGCCGCGCGCACCGCCTTCACCGCAGTTCCGCTTTGGCTTCAGGTGCTCGGCGGCCTCGCCATTTTGGTCAACAGCGTCGCTACCTGGTGGACGTTCCGGGAGAACAGCTTCGCGGCGCCGGTGGTGAAGATCCAGAAAGGCCAGCACGTGATCGACACCGGCCCTTATGCCATCGTGCGGCACCCGATGTATGCAGGCGCCTTGCTTCTCCTCGTCGGCCTGCCGTTGTTGCTCGGCTCCTGGCTGGGCCTGGCATTTTCCGTGCTGTTCATCCTGGGCATTGCATGGCGCGCCGTGCACGAGGAGCGTGCCTTGCGCGAGGGCCTGGCGGGTTATGAGGACTATGCGGCGCGTGTGCGATACCGCTTCATTCCCTTCGTCTGGTAG
- a CDS encoding DUF1801 domain-containing protein: protein MAGKTSDDSAKVAKEAAKPALVSGGNPQIAKGYGDAPVHAYIAAMPGWKSDVGQRLDALIERTVPGVHKAVKWNSPLYGIEGEGWFLGIHCFMKYIKVAFFRGAALHPVPPGASRSKDTRYLDIHEHDQLNEAQFAAWVKQASQLPGERM from the coding sequence ATGGCCGGCAAGACGTCCGACGACTCGGCGAAGGTCGCGAAGGAGGCCGCCAAGCCAGCTCTTGTCTCCGGCGGCAACCCGCAGATCGCGAAGGGCTACGGCGACGCCCCGGTGCACGCCTATATTGCGGCGATGCCGGGTTGGAAAAGCGACGTCGGGCAACGCCTCGACGCGCTGATCGAGCGCACCGTCCCCGGCGTGCACAAGGCCGTCAAATGGAACTCGCCGCTTTACGGGATCGAGGGCGAGGGCTGGTTCCTCGGCATCCATTGCTTCATGAAGTACATCAAGGTGGCCTTCTTCCGCGGCGCGGCGCTGCACCCTGTTCCGCCGGGCGCGTCCAGGAGCAAGGACACGCGCTACCTCGACATTCATGAGCACGATCAGCTCAATGAGGCTCAGTTCGCCGCCTGGGTGAAGCAAGCCAGCCAATTGCCCGGCGAGCGAATGTGA
- a CDS encoding tetratricopeptide repeat protein: MLDFGIFTLPAIAAALVFVTALFIGEDIVIEKVDVPTFREWSGYSSTVATRQLSDELREMSVAAASELHAINIDEGGVEKGINAFEDYFEVGLLINGARNMLGLIKYYINGEITEADGVTRLYVRVYTKDEDNPVKLIIVTGSGKGNVTGKGNEIDALLHEGAVQILEFINPYIIALYHRRMELEQKQFDFPKTHAAIQRFLVNQPTEQHFLAYGMLGRVHMLRAENDTSLTPEQREAAYGDAERHLQAALLQQPEFLYPLINLGMIRAAKKDYVAADGYFARAVRADPNYLATRTAWGDMLVEQGLLDDAIIQYAAAVEISPHDARLHARLAALYEKAGKPVEAREEAEAALRLDPISEANARKVRELEEKPVIVH, encoded by the coding sequence ATGTTAGATTTCGGCATCTTCACTCTGCCGGCAATTGCGGCGGCGCTGGTCTTCGTGACCGCACTGTTCATCGGTGAAGACATCGTCATCGAGAAGGTCGACGTTCCCACCTTCAGGGAATGGAGCGGCTACAGTTCGACGGTGGCCACCCGCCAGCTGAGCGACGAGTTGCGCGAGATGAGCGTCGCCGCCGCCTCCGAGCTTCACGCGATCAACATAGACGAGGGCGGTGTCGAGAAGGGCATCAACGCGTTCGAGGATTATTTCGAGGTCGGCCTGCTGATCAACGGCGCTCGCAACATGCTCGGCCTGATCAAGTACTACATCAATGGCGAGATCACCGAGGCCGACGGCGTCACGCGGCTGTACGTCCGGGTCTACACCAAGGACGAAGACAACCCGGTCAAGCTGATCATCGTGACGGGCAGCGGCAAGGGCAACGTGACGGGCAAGGGCAATGAAATCGACGCCCTGCTGCACGAAGGCGCAGTGCAGATCCTCGAATTCATCAATCCCTATATTATCGCGCTCTATCACCGTCGTATGGAGCTGGAGCAGAAGCAATTCGACTTCCCCAAGACCCATGCGGCGATCCAGAGGTTCCTCGTCAACCAGCCCACCGAGCAGCACTTCCTGGCTTATGGCATGCTTGGGCGGGTGCACATGCTCAGGGCAGAGAACGACACCAGCCTGACCCCGGAGCAGCGCGAGGCGGCGTATGGCGATGCCGAGCGCCACCTTCAGGCGGCGCTCCTCCAGCAGCCGGAATTCCTCTATCCGCTGATCAATCTCGGCATGATCCGCGCCGCCAAGAAGGACTATGTCGCGGCCGATGGCTACTTCGCTCGCGCGGTGAGGGCAGACCCGAATTACCTTGCCACCCGCACGGCATGGGGCGACATGCTGGTCGAGCAGGGCCTGCTCGACGACGCCATCATCCAGTACGCGGCGGCGGTCGAGATCAGCCCGCACGACGCCAGGCTGCACGCCAGGCTCGCCGCTCTCTACGAGAAGGCCGGCAAGCCGGTCGAGGCCAGAGAGGAGGCCGAGGCCGCGCTCAGGCTCGATCCGATCTCGGAGGCCAATGCCCGTAAGGTGCGGGAACTGGAAGAGAAGCCCGTCATCGTGCATTAG
- a CDS encoding formyltransferase family protein, translating into MNILIFSKRDLTSTVLLNDLLPRLLALPDCRLRVVLAERTRPVELVVPELTRMKYHERDLPFGTVFPKLDADPTPLPPGRLMTPTQLAARHGIEIVVARAMDDPALLATIAEFAPDLMVSCRFSFLFPPEIIALPRRGIINVHPGRLPDYAGLYPHFFSMLAGEASLGCTIHFVVPGIDNGPVLASGELPIVAGRSAFAHNLESHLLGNRLLADLILAMMDDRQIEAIPQAEYQLKLNTYPTPAEFERFHASGLSLIEATEYKDLLGRFGRSPV; encoded by the coding sequence GTGAACATCCTCATCTTCAGCAAGCGTGACCTCACCTCCACGGTGCTGCTGAACGATCTGCTGCCGCGCCTGCTCGCATTGCCGGATTGCCGCCTGCGCGTCGTTCTCGCCGAGCGTACCCGCCCGGTGGAACTTGTCGTGCCCGAACTGACAAGGATGAAGTATCACGAGCGCGACCTGCCGTTCGGCACGGTTTTTCCCAAGCTCGATGCCGACCCGACGCCACTGCCGCCGGGCCGCCTGATGACGCCGACACAACTGGCGGCGCGTCACGGTATCGAGATTGTCGTCGCCCGCGCCATGGACGATCCGGCGCTGCTCGCCACCATCGCCGAGTTCGCCCCGGACCTGATGGTTTCTTGCCGTTTCAGCTTCCTGTTTCCGCCGGAAATCATCGCGCTGCCGCGGCGCGGCATCATCAACGTGCATCCCGGCAGGCTGCCGGATTATGCCGGCCTGTACCCGCATTTCTTCTCGATGCTGGCCGGCGAGGCAAGCCTTGGCTGCACGATACATTTCGTCGTGCCGGGCATCGATAACGGCCCCGTGCTGGCGAGCGGCGAACTGCCGATCGTAGCCGGCCGCTCTGCGTTCGCGCACAACCTAGAGAGCCATCTGCTAGGCAACCGGCTGCTGGCGGATTTGATCTTAGCCATGATGGACGACAGGCAGATAGAAGCTATTCCGCAGGCGGAATACCAGCTAAAGTTGAATACTTATCCGACTCCGGCTGAGTTCGAGAGGTTTCATGCCTCCGGGCTCTCGCTGATCGAAGCGACCGAATATAAAGATCTACTCGGACGCTTCGGAAGGTCGCCTGTATAG
- a CDS encoding ABC transporter substrate-binding protein, producing the protein MRSRILALILLGLALAMPGPARAQQQPAPFKIMMVLWRGCEDACRGFRDYLALRRIPVEYLIRNAGTLKLSFAELVAEARANKVDLVVTWGTSATLGMVGEFDNVDPARHLTDIPTLFMIVTDPLAARVVQSLERPGRNVSGTLVTVPEETQMRAIRSYMPFERVGIVYNEDETNAVASVDALRAVAPKLNFEVVARAVPLDVDGEPVAASLPDIIAGMADAKVDLIYIGSSSFVLNNRDAFTRAAVEHGIPVAAAGEVPVVESDALLGLVGRYYTIGQLTGHRAEEILVDGQKPQDMPVEALHHFSLIVNMDVAHRLERYPPLSLLNVVEIIKNDRGTRP; encoded by the coding sequence ATGAGGAGCCGCATCCTTGCGCTCATCCTGCTCGGCCTCGCGCTCGCCATGCCCGGGCCTGCGAGGGCCCAGCAGCAGCCCGCGCCGTTCAAGATCATGATGGTGCTGTGGCGCGGCTGCGAGGATGCCTGCCGCGGCTTCCGGGACTACCTGGCCTTGCGGCGCATTCCGGTGGAGTACCTGATCCGCAACGCCGGCACCCTGAAGCTGAGCTTTGCCGAACTGGTGGCGGAGGCGCGCGCCAACAAGGTTGACCTCGTCGTCACCTGGGGGACCAGCGCGACGCTCGGCATGGTCGGGGAGTTCGACAATGTCGATCCGGCCAGGCACCTCACCGACATCCCGACCCTGTTCATGATCGTCACCGACCCGCTCGCCGCGCGGGTGGTGCAGAGCCTCGAACGTCCGGGCCGCAACGTCTCCGGCACGCTGGTCACCGTGCCCGAGGAAACCCAGATGCGGGCGATCCGCTCCTACATGCCGTTCGAGCGGGTCGGCATCGTCTATAATGAGGACGAGACCAATGCCGTGGCCTCCGTCGATGCGCTGCGTGCCGTTGCCCCGAAGCTGAATTTCGAGGTCGTCGCCAGGGCCGTGCCGCTCGACGTCGACGGCGAGCCGGTCGCCGCCAGCCTGCCGGATATCATCGCCGGGATGGCCGACGCGAAGGTCGACCTGATCTATATCGGCTCCAGCTCCTTCGTCCTCAACAACCGCGACGCCTTTACCCGCGCGGCCGTGGAGCACGGCATCCCGGTGGCGGCCGCCGGCGAGGTGCCGGTGGTGGAATCCGACGCGCTGCTCGGCCTTGTCGGCCGCTACTACACCATCGGCCAGCTCACCGGCCATCGCGCCGAGGAAATACTGGTGGATGGGCAGAAGCCGCAGGACATGCCGGTCGAGGCGCTCCACCATTTCTCGCTGATCGTGAACATGGACGTCGCCCACCGGCTGGAGCGCTACCCGCCGCTCTCGCTGCTGAATGTCGTCGAGATCATCAAGAATGATCGCGGGACGCGGCCGTGA
- a CDS encoding MFS transporter, whose translation MNVRVQPIADLNRIRTRILLLTLALVIAAATLLSVRTHQLFEAALTPEIMQKTDAVAELATLDVEQALNLGIPLEKLVGVVAYFDEVRASHPEIQFAGILNPQGRPLFMSGDGMQEAATALSDEVSAFALGSIDHDIVRDGDYDVMLSRADPGGVTAAVVAIGLDPRYIHRQLEELTADVFIVLLVALFLAFEMAVVLLTGRTITPLNQLISAVEAGAQGKLHRLIAYHANDGIGRVIARFNAIVQGLNDRYRRLVDGAGQRPALRDRVTALGARLGLIDGPLESYGIRASINDVRLPLFVFVMAEELQKPFLPLYIRSLEVHDSWLSPQVLIGVPISVYMLTLALATPIAGSWADQYGSRRIFLSGLVVAIGGFLGAALAGSLLQLVGARALGAVGYGMCTIAAQGFIVQVTTRADRTQGISVFVTVLMSASICGTAIGGILVDRIGYRPVFVCAAALCLLAGMLALRMMAKTKAPEPAARRFRLGDLGIALRNPRFLALVMFAAIPNKIVLTGFLFYAVPLYLAGINISEADTGRVMILYSLVIVFVGPWVSRLNDQRGYGWSLVFAGTLLSGLAMFLLWFRADIYGVSAAVLAVAFAHALSISPQIALVPEICGQDIEEVGQTMVLGALRMLERVGSVIGPLLVAGLAYCFGYIAALMTMGGMIAITAPLLLLARWNTRSPQVPT comes from the coding sequence GTGAACGTCCGAGTCCAGCCCATCGCCGATCTCAATCGCATCAGGACCCGCATCCTGCTGCTGACGCTGGCGCTGGTCATCGCGGCGGCGACGCTGCTCTCGGTGCGCACCCATCAGCTGTTCGAGGCGGCACTGACGCCCGAGATCATGCAGAAGACCGATGCGGTGGCCGAGTTGGCCACGCTCGATGTCGAGCAGGCGCTGAATCTCGGCATCCCGCTGGAAAAGCTGGTCGGCGTCGTCGCCTATTTCGATGAGGTGCGCGCCTCGCACCCGGAGATCCAGTTCGCCGGCATCCTGAACCCGCAGGGCCGGCCGCTGTTCATGTCCGGCGACGGCATGCAGGAGGCCGCAACGGCCCTCTCGGATGAGGTGAGCGCCTTCGCGCTCGGCAGCATCGACCACGACATCGTCAGGGACGGGGACTATGACGTGATGCTGTCGCGTGCCGACCCCGGCGGCGTCACGGCGGCCGTCGTCGCCATCGGGCTCGACCCGCGCTACATCCATCGCCAGCTCGAGGAACTCACCGCGGACGTCTTCATCGTCCTGCTGGTCGCGCTGTTCCTCGCTTTCGAGATGGCGGTGGTGCTGCTGACCGGGCGCACCATCACGCCGCTCAACCAGCTGATTTCGGCGGTGGAGGCGGGCGCACAGGGCAAGCTGCACCGCCTCATCGCCTATCATGCCAATGATGGCATCGGCCGGGTCATCGCGCGCTTCAACGCGATCGTGCAGGGTCTCAACGACCGCTACCGCCGTCTGGTGGACGGTGCCGGCCAGCGCCCGGCGCTGCGCGACAGGGTCACCGCACTCGGTGCCCGGCTCGGCCTCATCGACGGGCCGCTGGAGAGCTATGGGATCAGGGCGTCCATCAACGATGTCCGCCTGCCGCTGTTCGTGTTCGTCATGGCGGAGGAACTGCAGAAGCCGTTTCTGCCGCTCTATATTCGCAGCCTGGAGGTGCACGACAGCTGGCTGTCGCCGCAGGTGCTGATCGGCGTCCCGATTTCGGTCTACATGCTGACGCTGGCGCTCGCGACGCCCATCGCCGGCTCGTGGGCGGACCAATATGGATCGCGCCGCATCTTCCTCTCCGGTCTTGTCGTTGCCATTGGCGGATTCCTCGGCGCCGCGCTGGCCGGCAGCTTGCTGCAACTGGTGGGCGCCCGCGCGCTCGGGGCCGTGGGCTACGGCATGTGCACCATCGCTGCGCAAGGCTTCATCGTGCAGGTGACGACGCGGGCCGATCGTACGCAGGGCATCTCGGTGTTCGTCACCGTGCTGATGTCCGCCAGCATCTGCGGTACCGCCATCGGCGGCATCCTCGTCGACCGTATCGGCTATCGCCCGGTGTTCGTGTGTGCGGCGGCGCTCTGCCTGCTCGCCGGCATGCTGGCGCTTCGCATGATGGCGAAGACCAAGGCACCGGAGCCGGCCGCGCGCCGCTTCCGGCTGGGCGATCTCGGGATCGCGCTGCGCAATCCGCGCTTCCTGGCTTTGGTGATGTTCGCCGCCATCCCGAACAAGATCGTGCTGACCGGCTTTCTGTTCTACGCCGTGCCGCTCTATCTCGCAGGGATCAACATCTCCGAGGCCGACACCGGGCGGGTGATGATCCTGTATTCGCTGGTCATCGTCTTTGTCGGCCCGTGGGTCAGCCGCCTCAACGACCAGCGCGGTTATGGCTGGTCTCTGGTTTTCGCCGGCACGCTGCTGTCGGGGCTCGCCATGTTCCTCCTCTGGTTTCGCGCGGACATTTATGGCGTGTCCGCCGCAGTGCTGGCGGTCGCCTTCGCCCATGCCCTCTCGATCTCCCCGCAGATCGCACTGGTGCCGGAGATTTGCGGGCAGGACATCGAGGAGGTCGGCCAGACCATGGTGCTTGGCGCGCTGCGCATGCTGGAGCGCGTCGGCAGCGTCATCGGCCCGCTGCTGGTCGCCGGCCTTGCCTATTGCTTCGGCTATATCGCGGCGCTGATGACGATGGGCGGCATGATCGCCATCACCGCGCCGCTGCTGCTGCTCGCGCGCTGGAACACCCGGTCGCCGCAGGTGCCGACATGA
- a CDS encoding DUF6524 family protein: protein MHEFGIIDYAVRWLTSMMLVLGTYNPYAMSYYHWLFEYPGQVPLKITVGVVLLILHVVAILAGMRSLGLIGIGLLTALFASAAWILIDNQLLNVEDPRVFTLTLLVILATLYGVGLSWSHLRNRLSGQVDSTDVTLNSPV from the coding sequence ATGCATGAATTCGGCATTATTGACTATGCAGTGCGCTGGCTGACGTCGATGATGCTCGTGCTCGGAACCTATAATCCTTACGCCATGTCGTACTATCACTGGCTGTTTGAGTATCCCGGCCAGGTTCCGTTGAAGATCACGGTCGGCGTGGTGCTGCTGATCCTCCATGTGGTGGCCATCCTTGCCGGCATGCGTTCGCTCGGCCTCATCGGCATCGGGCTGCTGACCGCGCTGTTCGCCTCCGCCGCGTGGATCCTGATCGACAACCAGCTGCTGAATGTCGAAGATCCCAGGGTGTTCACGCTGACGCTGCTGGTGATCCTCGCCACGCTCTATGGCGTCGGGCTGTCCTGGTCGCATCTGCGCAATCGGCTCAGCGGGCAGGTGGATTCCACTGACGTGACCCTCAACTCGCCGGTCTGA
- a CDS encoding DUF6524 family protein, with product MPRLDINPPLHVVSLFARRSLLAALLVFGTYNPSGNSYYHWISNTESLTTTQICVGILLLTGLVAIARMTFLSIGYFGIAAISVMVLMGITFGVGLGFFGFQDVEITTYLVLFWIALVLGVGTSWSFVQKRLSGERDVLRTPP from the coding sequence GTGCCACGTCTCGACATCAATCCGCCACTGCATGTCGTGTCGCTGTTCGCGCGGCGCTCGCTGCTGGCGGCCTTGCTGGTGTTCGGCACCTACAATCCGAGCGGCAATTCCTATTATCACTGGATCTCGAACACCGAGAGCCTCACCACCACGCAAATCTGCGTCGGCATATTGCTGCTCACCGGGCTGGTGGCGATCGCCCGCATGACGTTCCTGAGCATCGGCTATTTCGGCATAGCGGCGATCTCGGTGATGGTGCTGATGGGCATCACCTTCGGCGTGGGCCTCGGCTTCTTCGGCTTTCAGGACGTAGAGATCACCACCTATCTGGTGCTGTTCTGGATCGCGCTGGTGCTGGGTGTCGGCACCAGCTGGTCGTTCGTGCAGAAGCGCCTGTCGGGCGAGCGCGACGTGCTGCGTACGCCGCCATAG
- a CDS encoding cation diffusion facilitator family transporter, whose translation MTASADGQDDASHRHAPHDHAPHDHGGERHDHGMTVTDDSQRRVFWVMIITGGYMFAQAAGGYLSGSLALIADAGHMLSDTVALFLSWMAFRLSRRPPDESRTFGYHRFQVLAALANGATLFLIAIWVVYEAIERFSQPVEVLAGPMLAVAVIGLCVNIGGVLVLRGGDRRNVNMRGALLHVFGDLLGSVAAITAAIVIMATGWMPVDPILSVFVSVLILKSAWTLMRSSLNILMEGVPEELESPVIARQLDEIEGVANVHHIHVWGLTGERLMASLHLRLKDGASSGPVKAAVRARLKASFGIDHVTIEVDDAGEHPEETGAFSATG comes from the coding sequence ATGACCGCCTCCGCCGACGGACAAGACGATGCGAGCCATCGTCACGCCCCCCACGACCATGCCCCGCACGATCATGGCGGCGAGCGCCACGACCACGGCATGACCGTCACCGACGACAGCCAGCGCCGCGTCTTCTGGGTGATGATCATCACCGGCGGCTACATGTTCGCGCAGGCCGCGGGCGGCTATCTCTCCGGCTCGCTGGCGCTGATCGCCGACGCCGGCCACATGCTGTCCGACACGGTGGCGCTGTTCCTGTCATGGATGGCGTTCCGGCTCAGCCGCCGCCCGCCGGACGAGAGCCGCACCTTCGGCTATCACCGCTTCCAGGTGCTTGCGGCGCTGGCCAATGGCGCCACGCTGTTCCTCATTGCCATATGGGTGGTCTATGAGGCCATCGAGCGTTTCTCGCAGCCGGTCGAGGTGCTTGCCGGCCCGATGCTGGCGGTCGCGGTCATCGGCCTCTGCGTCAACATCGGCGGCGTGCTGGTGCTGCGCGGCGGCGACCGGCGCAACGTCAACATGCGCGGCGCGCTGCTTCACGTGTTCGGCGACCTCCTGGGCTCGGTCGCCGCCATCACCGCCGCCATCGTCATCATGGCCACCGGCTGGATGCCGGTGGACCCGATCCTCTCGGTGTTCGTCAGCGTGCTGATCCTCAAGAGCGCGTGGACGCTGATGCGCTCCTCGCTCAACATATTGATGGAAGGCGTGCCGGAGGAACTCGAAAGCCCGGTCATCGCCAGGCAGCTCGACGAGATCGAGGGCGTCGCCAATGTCCACCACATCCATGTGTGGGGGCTCACCGGCGAGCGGTTGATGGCCTCGCTGCACCTCCGCCTGAAGGACGGCGCGAGTTCCGGTCCGGTAAAGGCGGCGGTGCGCGCCAGGCTGAAGGCGAGCTTCGGCATCGATCATGTGACGATCGAGGTGGACGACGCCGGCGAGCACCCGGAAGAGACCGGCGCGTTCTCCGCTACTGGCTGA
- a CDS encoding VacJ family lipoprotein, with amino-acid sequence MIRGHKQYLPLVLAAALVAGVPAAASAQTATTSASIWDPFETINRATYAFNTAFVAVVATPVISAYRDNVPASVQLGIDNVFTNLREPLTAISSAAQGDFNNMGVSVGRFAINSVAGIGGVFDVATRMGYVSKADDLGNALCSYGVPAGPFLMVPFFGPTNTREAAGTVATYGLTYAVTHDYVIPYVVADRVAAAAYDMKLAPAGTEVTVNVPAAPGTVANPVLPTVETTNAPSYEDARASYMTWRHSLCTDSVPAANRKPSPLGSVIRIN; translated from the coding sequence ATGATCCGAGGACATAAGCAGTACTTGCCGCTCGTTCTGGCCGCCGCGCTTGTTGCGGGCGTGCCGGCGGCGGCCTCCGCCCAGACGGCAACGACCAGCGCCAGCATCTGGGACCCGTTCGAGACCATCAACCGCGCGACCTATGCCTTCAACACCGCCTTCGTCGCGGTGGTGGCGACGCCTGTCATCAGCGCCTATCGCGATAATGTGCCGGCTTCGGTCCAGCTCGGCATCGACAACGTGTTCACCAATCTGCGTGAGCCCCTGACCGCGATCTCAAGCGCCGCGCAGGGCGACTTCAACAATATGGGCGTGTCGGTCGGCCGCTTCGCCATCAACAGCGTGGCCGGCATCGGCGGCGTGTTCGATGTCGCGACGCGCATGGGCTACGTCTCCAAGGCGGATGATCTCGGCAACGCCCTGTGCAGCTATGGCGTGCCCGCCGGGCCGTTCCTCATGGTGCCGTTCTTCGGCCCGACGAATACGCGCGAGGCCGCCGGCACTGTCGCCACCTATGGCCTGACCTACGCGGTCACCCACGACTACGTCATCCCCTATGTGGTCGCCGATCGGGTCGCGGCTGCCGCCTATGACATGAAGCTGGCGCCGGCTGGCACCGAGGTCACCGTGAACGTTCCGGCCGCGCCCGGAACGGTGGCCAATCCGGTGCTGCCGACGGTGGAGACCACCAACGCGCCGTCCTATGAAGACGCGCGGGCTTCCTACATGACCTGGCGCCACAGCCTCTGTACGGATTCCGTGCCGGCTGCGAACCGCAAGCCGAGCCCGCTCGGCAGCGTCATCCGCATCAACTAG
- a CDS encoding HlyD family efflux transporter periplasmic adaptor subunit gives MFYYLLTTAIFAATIAVTGIVTEVGTKYVARYFIENESQDFGINPPSTGDAKPAQVRTAPTRDASIDKNGLDKNGLDKNGKPREVVGASSAVLPILMSNPDAGTALASRSASAGEAVPSSYRVAALLNAGQKTDGILGAGLPASQAPIPGAVPTAAHSSAAEPAAATPEVAPEAPAALPIVPPQAQPQAALDLIRDTPHRRPDGSAFLPMSTQRVFSVRWKVCSKADVAMAFEIPGHVITDPSVGTTVNAALAGIIESNQGTFPFLGMRVRRGDLLAYLQPTVTVSERAQIEARVQQLSNQITLAEKQMERLAGVLFVRYRTNKIEAQKVQIEGYRRELLSLQSALERRESLRATADGVISKVGAVVGSTVNQGQILFEIVDPEALWVEAAAYDAAIAENIRTATAITGDGKPIPLEFIGGGMTLSNQAIPLRFRVVGPHEGLSVGKPVTVIVQQNKTIAGIPVPASSVIRDGDGRSIVWERTGAETFVPRQVRATRVAGNQMVVESGLANGARVVTEGASLLNQIR, from the coding sequence ATGTTCTATTATCTGCTCACTACAGCCATCTTCGCGGCCACCATCGCGGTAACGGGCATCGTTACCGAGGTCGGCACGAAGTATGTCGCCCGCTATTTCATCGAGAACGAGAGCCAGGATTTTGGCATCAACCCGCCGAGCACCGGCGACGCGAAGCCGGCGCAGGTTCGCACCGCACCGACGCGCGACGCCAGCATTGACAAGAATGGCCTCGACAAGAATGGCCTCGACAAGAACGGCAAGCCCCGTGAGGTCGTCGGGGCCTCCAGCGCCGTACTGCCGATCCTGATGAGCAATCCCGATGCCGGCACCGCTCTTGCCAGTCGCTCCGCGAGCGCCGGCGAGGCCGTGCCCAGTTCCTACCGCGTCGCCGCGCTGCTGAATGCCGGGCAGAAGACCGATGGCATCCTGGGCGCCGGGCTTCCCGCATCCCAGGCGCCGATCCCGGGAGCCGTTCCCACTGCTGCCCATTCCTCCGCTGCCGAGCCCGCTGCTGCAACTCCAGAGGTCGCACCGGAGGCGCCCGCCGCGCTGCCGATCGTCCCGCCGCAGGCGCAGCCCCAGGCCGCGCTCGACCTCATCCGCGACACCCCGCATCGCCGCCCCGACGGTTCGGCCTTCCTGCCGATGTCGACGCAGCGTGTCTTCTCGGTGCGCTGGAAGGTGTGCAGCAAGGCCGATGTCGCCATGGCCTTTGAAATTCCCGGGCACGTCATCACCGATCCCAGCGTCGGCACCACGGTAAATGCCGCGCTCGCCGGCATCATCGAGTCCAATCAGGGCACGTTCCCCTTCCTTGGCATGCGGGTGCGCCGCGGCGATCTGCTGGCCTATCTGCAGCCGACCGTCACCGTCTCCGAGCGCGCGCAGATCGAGGCGCGCGTGCAGCAGCTCTCCAACCAGATCACGCTCGCCGAGAAGCAGATGGAGCGGCTCGCCGGCGTGCTGTTCGTGCGCTACCGCACCAACAAGATTGAGGCGCAGAAGGTCCAGATCGAAGGCTATCGTCGCGAGCTGCTGTCGCTGCAATCCGCGCTCGAGCGCCGCGAAAGCCTGCGCGCCACCGCCGATGGCGTCATCTCCAAGGTCGGCGCGGTGGTGGGCAGCACGGTCAATCAAGGCCAGATCCTGTTTGAGATCGTCGATCCCGAGGCGCTGTGGGTGGAAGCCGCCGCTTACGATGCCGCCATCGCCGAGAACATCCGCACCGCTACCGCCATCACCGGTGACGGCAAGCCGATCCCGCTCGAATTCATCGGCGGCGGCATGACGCTGAGCAATCAGGCAATCCCGCTGCGCTTCCGCGTCGTCGGCCCGCATGAAGGGCTTTCGGTCGGCAAGCCGGTGACCGTGATCGTGCAGCAGAACAAGACCATTGCCGGAATTCCGGTGCCGGCCTCCAGCGTCATTCGCGACGGCGACGGCCGCTCCATCGTATGGGAGCGCACCGGCGCCGAGACCTTCGTGCCGCGTCAGGTGCGCGCCACCCGCGTCGCCGGCAACCAGATGGTGGTCGAGTCGGGGCTCGCCAACGGTGCCCGCGTGGTCACCGAGGGCGCCAGCCTGCTCAACCAGATTCGCTAG